A window of the Drosophila simulans strain w501 chromosome 2L, Prin_Dsim_3.1, whole genome shotgun sequence genome harbors these coding sequences:
- the LOC6731304 gene encoding essential MCU regulator, mitochondrial, whose amino-acid sequence MPFNGDNFKDFKEINKIRKENNKFKYIAVLITVIPGIILGGYMGKKLAQFLEVFDLYAPDVSEDD is encoded by the coding sequence atgccatttaatggAGACAACTTCAAGGactttaaagaaataaataaaattcgcaAGGAGAACAATAAGTTTAAGTACATCGCTGTTTTGATCACGGTTATACCCGGCATTATATTGGGAGGTTATATGGGCAAGAAGTTGGCCCAATTCCTCGAAGTATTCGATCTGTATGCGCCCGATGTCTCGGAAGATGATTAA
- the LOC6731305 gene encoding dnaJ homolog subfamily C member 28 yields the protein MWLAGNLFKGSVAISFVRLLHFKRKEVYMECFRILGVHESADQNTVRHAYLDLVKRVHPDSGTEEASADRFQQVDEAFRVLQEKFAKGRRNIQEDEEEAMEFDIKHTAPQHRQYLSNEGIGVGTPFQRQKQYQQVRAMKAQERVLEHRIDKAAAGEKTLMSKGGSHFRKHAIKTKYGIDRVVEDLIQEAMSKGDFNNLNGSGKPLSSAQSQNPYLDFTTHKLNKIMLDNGFTPEWISLGKDIRDAIAQLKKKLRQERKYYGEWPLQRQEDLAAWKVFTLNHQDDVQQLNKLIDKYNLIVPILENQFFRLNLDRMAEPIFKDPELQRNVIRPEMRAKHSSNIENQGSSSTSLFSLISKLL from the exons ATGTGGTTGGCTGGGAATCTGTTCAAAGGATCCGTAGCAATCAGTTTCGTGCGCTTGCTGCATTTCAAGCGAAAGGAGGTTTATATG GAATGCTTCCGCATCCTGGGCGTTCACGAATCAGCTGATCAGAATACGGTACGCCATGCCTACTTGGATTTGGTGAAACGGGTGCATCCTGATTCGGGAACGGAGGAGGCCAGTGCCGATCGCTTCCAGCAGGTAGACGAGGCATTTCGTGTGCTGCAGGAGAAATTCGCCAAGGGAAGGCGAAACATtcaggaggacgaggaggaggccatGGAGTTTGACATCAAGCATACGGCACCGCAGCATCGGCAATATCTTTCCAACGAGGGCATCGGAGTGGGAACTCCCTTTCAGCGGCAGAAGCAGTACCAGCAGGTGCGCGCCATGAAGGCTCAGGAACGCGTCCTGGAGCACCGCATCGACAAGGCGGCTGCCGGAGAGAAAACACTGATGTCGAAGGGCGGCAGCCACTTTCGTAAACATGCCATTAAGACCAAATACGGTATTGATCGTGTGGTCGAGGATCTCATTCAGGAGGCCATGTCCAAGGGTGACTTTAACAATCTAAACGGGTCAGGAAAGCCCCTGTCCTCGGCTCAGTCACAGAATCCCTATCTGGACTTTACGACCCACAAGTTGAACAAGATTATGTTGGACAACGGCTTCACGCCAGAATGGATAAGCTTGGGCAAGGACATTCGCGATGCGATTGCTCAGCTGAAGAAGAAACTGCGCCAGGAGCGCAAATACTACGGCGAATGGCCATTGCAGCGCCAGGAGGATCTGGCAGCCTGGAAAGTATTCACGCTGAATCACCAGGACGATGTGCAGCAATTGAACAAGCTTATTGACAAGTACAATCTAATAGTGCCCATTCTGGAAAATCAGTTCTTTCGCCTGAACCTCGATAGGATGGCCGAACCTATATTTAAGGATCCGGAATTGCAGCGCAACGTAATCAGACCCGAAATGAGAGCTAAACACAGCAGCAATATAGAGAATCAGGGCAGTTCCAGCACAAGTTTGTTTTCACTAATTAGCAAactattgtaa